One window from the genome of bacterium encodes:
- a CDS encoding type B 50S ribosomal protein L31, with protein MKKDIHPEEYRPIIFEDLASGIRFLIGSTIRTTETGKFDDGKEYPLVKVEISSRSHPFYTGEDRTLDKAGRVERFKARAAKKK; from the coding sequence ATGAAAAAGGACATCCATCCGGAGGAATACCGGCCCATTATTTTCGAGGACCTCGCTTCCGGAATCCGTTTTCTTATCGGTTCGACCATCCGCACTACCGAAACGGGGAAGTTTGACGACGGCAAGGAATACCCGCTCGTGAAGGTGGAAATCTCGAGCCGTTCGCATCCGTTCTATACGGGCGAAGACCGTACCCTCGACAAGGCGGGCCGCGTGGAGCGCTTCAAGGCGCGTGCCGCAAAGAAGAAGTAG
- a CDS encoding type II secretion system protein, which translates to MIIPSSRSRGFTLIELLVVIAIIGILSAVVLVALNSARTKGTNSSANQEITQYINAINLYFTDQGSYPYPGDTVAHCLGTYPSGQCGRTDIAPTTQSAALDDALRPYIPGLPAGPKVTFGGSLVWLGFAYNCTQVTGSVCRAYQISWILSGASQSCARGATASTVGGDGTICQLAAGS; encoded by the coding sequence ATGATCATCCCTTCTTCTCGTTCCCGCGGCTTTACCCTTATCGAGCTCCTTGTCGTGATCGCCATTATCGGCATCCTCTCGGCAGTCGTGCTCGTCGCGCTCAATTCCGCGCGCACGAAAGGAACGAATTCCTCCGCTAATCAGGAAATCACGCAATATATAAATGCGATCAATCTCTATTTCACGGACCAGGGCTCGTATCCGTATCCGGGCGATACGGTCGCGCATTGCCTCGGGACCTATCCGAGCGGCCAGTGCGGAAGGACGGATATTGCGCCGACGACGCAGAGCGCCGCGCTTGATGATGCGCTGAGGCCCTATATACCGGGGCTTCCGGCCGGGCCCAAAGTCACCTTTGGCGGCAGTCTTGTGTGGCTGGGATTTGCCTATAATTGTACACAAGTGACAGGCTCTGTCTGCCGCGCCTACCAGATAAGCTGGATCCTTTCGGGCGCGAGCCAGTCGTGCGCGCGGGGCGCGACGGCCTCGACTGTCGGCGGCGACGGGACGATTTGCCAGCTGGCCGCGGGCTCGTAA
- a CDS encoding lytic murein transglycosylase, translating into MKRSPVFFVIALFLLPVVLLAVSGAGVPQTLAQELTPAERAELQKQYDQLQVEIAAQQKIVTETQAKKNTLKGNVTQLDAQIKAAQAQIAAKTVTIKQLGSEIASKNKTITTLANRIEAGKESLAGMLRQESQLDDSSLAEIAFANEDISSFFADVDAFVSIKREMQALFSDIKVTKAQTQAEREALAKKQNATQDAKYAVETTKQQIAVKEAEQQQLLAITTNQEAQYQEVLAAKQAKAAAIRAALFPLRDTGAIPFGDAVVYAKTAAAKTGVRAAMILAILSQESALGTNVGNCLVTDLTTGDGKGKNTGTPFSGVMKAPRDTVPFARITAALGKDWRTTPVSCPQPGGYGGAMGPTQFIPSTWELFEGRIEAALGVPATNPWNAEHAIMATALYLQDVGAAGGTYTAEQNAACRYYSGGACSGGAISAYGASVVAKAAKYQQDIDFLADNS; encoded by the coding sequence ATGAAACGCAGCCCGGTGTTTTTTGTTATCGCCCTTTTTCTGCTGCCGGTAGTGCTCCTTGCCGTTTCCGGCGCAGGGGTGCCGCAGACGCTTGCGCAGGAGCTTACCCCCGCCGAGCGCGCCGAGCTCCAGAAGCAGTACGACCAGCTTCAGGTGGAGATTGCTGCGCAGCAGAAGATAGTCACGGAGACGCAGGCGAAGAAAAATACGCTCAAGGGAAACGTCACGCAGCTCGACGCGCAGATCAAGGCGGCCCAGGCGCAGATTGCTGCAAAGACGGTGACCATCAAGCAGCTCGGGAGCGAGATAGCCTCGAAGAATAAGACCATCACCACGCTCGCGAACCGCATCGAAGCGGGAAAGGAGTCTTTGGCGGGGATGCTCCGGCAGGAGAGCCAGCTTGACGACTCCTCGCTTGCCGAGATCGCGTTTGCAAACGAGGACATCTCTTCCTTCTTCGCGGACGTGGATGCGTTCGTCTCCATAAAGCGCGAGATGCAGGCGCTCTTTTCCGATATCAAGGTGACGAAGGCGCAGACGCAGGCCGAGCGCGAGGCGCTCGCAAAGAAGCAGAACGCGACGCAGGACGCGAAGTACGCGGTCGAGACGACCAAGCAGCAGATCGCGGTCAAGGAAGCCGAGCAGCAGCAGCTCCTTGCGATAACGACGAATCAGGAAGCGCAGTACCAGGAGGTGCTCGCCGCAAAGCAGGCGAAGGCCGCGGCGATACGCGCCGCGCTTTTCCCGCTTAGGGATACGGGCGCCATTCCGTTTGGCGACGCGGTCGTCTATGCGAAGACGGCGGCGGCGAAGACAGGGGTGCGCGCCGCCATGATCCTCGCCATCCTCTCGCAGGAGTCCGCGCTCGGGACGAATGTGGGGAACTGTCTTGTGACTGACCTTACGACCGGGGACGGGAAAGGGAAGAACACCGGGACGCCGTTCTCGGGCGTCATGAAGGCGCCCCGCGACACCGTGCCGTTCGCCCGCATCACGGCGGCCCTCGGGAAAGACTGGCGGACGACACCGGTCTCGTGTCCGCAACCGGGCGGGTACGGCGGCGCGATGGGTCCGACGCAGTTCATCCCGTCGACCTGGGAACTCTTCGAGGGGCGCATCGAGGCGGCGCTCGGGGTGCCTGCGACGAACCCCTGGAATGCCGAGCACGCCATCATGGCGACCGCGCTCTATCTCCAGGACGTGGGCGCCGCAGGCGGCACCTATACGGCCGAGCAAAACGCTGCCTGCCGCTACTATTCCGGCGGCGCGTGCTCCGGCGGCGCGATTTCGGCCTATGGCGCCTCGGTCGTGGCAAAGGCCGCGAAATACCAGCAGGACATCGACTTCCTTGCGGATAATTCATAG
- a CDS encoding 50S ribosomal protein L25, translated as MITLAVTKRELIGRRTKRLSKDGQMPAVVYGPKHESTPVTLLSKDFERAFKVAGESSVIEISGLGGTVQALIHEVDVDPVTGVARHADFYAIEKGAKVEVAVPLSFTGESAAVKAGANLVKVMHEVEIEAAPADLPHEIEVDLAALAALGDKIHASDLKMPKGVTLKTDPEEVVALTQEVEEEKEEAPAAVDMAGIEVEKKGKTEEEGAAAEGEAKE; from the coding sequence ATGATTACGCTCGCGGTTACGAAACGGGAACTCATCGGTAGGCGCACCAAGCGCCTCTCTAAGGACGGCCAGATGCCCGCCGTAGTCTATGGCCCGAAGCATGAATCGACCCCGGTCACTCTTTTGAGCAAGGATTTCGAGCGCGCATTCAAGGTCGCGGGCGAGTCTTCGGTCATCGAAATCTCGGGGCTTGGCGGCACGGTACAGGCCCTCATCCATGAAGTGGATGTCGACCCGGTGACGGGTGTGGCCCGCCACGCCGATTTCTATGCGATCGAGAAGGGCGCGAAAGTGGAAGTCGCGGTTCCGCTTTCCTTTACCGGCGAATCGGCGGCGGTCAAGGCCGGAGCGAACCTGGTGAAGGTCATGCACGAAGTCGAGATCGAAGCGGCACCCGCCGATCTCCCGCACGAGATCGAAGTCGACCTCGCCGCGCTTGCCGCTCTTGGCGACAAGATCCACGCGAGCGACCTCAAGATGCCGAAGGGCGTTACCTTAAAGACCGACCCGGAGGAGGTCGTCGCGCTTACGCAGGAAGTCGAGGAGGAGAAGGAAGAGGCTCCTGCTGCGGTCGACATGGCCGGAATCGAAGTGGAGAAGAAGGGCAAGACCGAGGAAGAAGGAGCGGCTGCCGAAGGGGAGGCGAAGGAATAG
- a CDS encoding class I fructose-bisphosphate aldolase, translated as MTDLVEIARGLFAEGKGLLAADESVKSADERLALYGIEGGEESRRKFRDLFLAAPGAESYLSGTILFEETLTQKSESGVPFPELLASNGIAPGIKVDEGTEPFPESPHELITKGLIGLPERLAPYRAAGAVFTKWRAVIGIDGDHVPSAPALVENAKRLASFARICQEAGLVPILEPEVLRAGKHSRLRAKGAIRDTLMVLFKAVEDQVADRTALILKTSMVVSGSDSSGVDTPEQVALDTLDVLMETVPKDVPGILFLSGGQSFEVATANLQAIVREGKKRGAPWPLTFCFARALQEDALKIWQGKEENVEAARAAYLGHLTLVSSAARGQ; from the coding sequence ATGACCGATCTCGTCGAAATCGCGCGCGGACTCTTTGCGGAAGGGAAGGGACTTCTTGCCGCGGACGAGAGCGTCAAAAGCGCCGACGAGCGTCTTGCGCTCTACGGGATCGAGGGTGGGGAAGAATCGCGCAGGAAGTTCCGCGATCTTTTCCTTGCCGCGCCGGGTGCGGAATCGTATCTCTCCGGCACCATCCTCTTTGAAGAAACGCTCACGCAAAAATCCGAAAGTGGCGTACCATTTCCCGAACTGCTCGCGTCAAACGGAATCGCTCCTGGAATCAAGGTCGACGAGGGAACCGAACCGTTCCCCGAAAGTCCGCACGAACTTATCACCAAGGGTCTTATCGGCCTTCCGGAGCGCCTCGCGCCGTACCGCGCGGCGGGCGCGGTGTTTACAAAATGGCGCGCCGTTATCGGCATCGACGGCGATCATGTGCCAAGCGCTCCCGCGCTCGTCGAGAATGCGAAACGGCTCGCGAGCTTCGCGCGTATTTGCCAGGAGGCGGGCCTCGTACCTATTCTCGAACCGGAAGTGCTGCGCGCGGGCAAGCACAGCCGCCTTCGCGCCAAAGGCGCGATACGCGATACGCTTATGGTGCTTTTCAAGGCTGTTGAAGATCAGGTGGCCGATCGCACCGCGCTTATCCTCAAAACGTCGATGGTGGTCTCAGGCTCAGACAGCTCCGGAGTCGATACGCCGGAGCAGGTAGCTCTGGACACGCTCGACGTGCTTATGGAAACCGTTCCGAAGGACGTGCCGGGAATCCTCTTTCTCTCCGGAGGCCAGTCGTTTGAGGTTGCGACGGCGAATCTCCAGGCGATCGTGCGCGAAGGAAAAAAACGCGGAGCGCCCTGGCCACTCACGTTCTGTTTCGCTCGGGCCCTTCAGGAAGACGCGCTTAAGATATGGCAGGGCAAGGAAGAGAATGTCGAAGCTGCCCGCGCCGCCTACCTGGGGCACCTTACCCTGGTCTCTTCGGCCGCAAGGGGTCAATAG
- a CDS encoding carbohydrate kinase family protein, which yields MQKLDFLAIGDITTDTFIQLKDASVHCDIDRDNCTISMRWGDKIPFDSAVTIPAVGNSANAAIAAARLGLRSGLLSWIGKDAEGREDLSVLETERVDASKVAVVEGVDTNHHYVLSFESERTILVKQNAFPYALPTDLEAPSLLYLSSLGEASGAFHADIARFIAAHPETRLVFQPGTFQMKMGIEALTEIYAHTYLFICNKEEAERILGHTEPQERLTLLAEVAALGPKIVAITDGRAGAYAYDGKNAYSVPLYPDERPPVERTGAGDAFASTLACALILGEPLEKALLWGPINSMSVVQHVGARAGLLSREKVLGYLQAPPETYRARSL from the coding sequence ATGCAAAAGCTCGATTTCCTCGCTATCGGCGACATTACGACCGATACCTTCATACAGCTCAAGGACGCGAGCGTGCACTGCGATATCGATCGCGATAATTGCACTATTTCGATGCGCTGGGGAGACAAAATACCGTTCGATTCCGCGGTTACCATCCCCGCAGTCGGCAATAGCGCGAACGCCGCTATCGCGGCGGCGCGGTTGGGACTTAGAAGCGGCCTCCTTTCCTGGATCGGCAAGGATGCGGAAGGCCGGGAGGATCTTTCCGTGCTTGAAACGGAACGGGTCGACGCATCGAAGGTCGCAGTCGTTGAGGGAGTCGATACGAATCACCACTACGTGCTCTCGTTCGAGTCCGAGCGTACGATACTCGTGAAGCAGAATGCTTTCCCGTATGCGCTTCCGACGGACCTTGAGGCGCCTTCCCTGCTCTATCTCTCGTCCCTTGGCGAAGCGTCGGGAGCGTTCCATGCCGATATCGCGCGCTTCATCGCCGCGCACCCGGAAACGAGGCTTGTCTTCCAGCCGGGAACCTTCCAGATGAAGATGGGCATCGAAGCGCTTACGGAGATCTACGCGCATACCTACCTTTTCATATGCAATAAGGAAGAGGCTGAGCGCATCCTCGGCCATACCGAGCCGCAAGAGAGGCTGACGCTTCTCGCGGAAGTCGCGGCGCTTGGTCCGAAGATCGTCGCGATTACCGACGGGCGCGCAGGAGCGTATGCGTACGACGGGAAAAACGCATACTCGGTGCCGCTCTATCCTGACGAGCGACCCCCGGTCGAGCGAACCGGTGCCGGTGACGCGTTCGCCTCGACGCTCGCCTGCGCGCTCATCCTCGGGGAACCGCTTGAAAAGGCGCTTTTGTGGGGGCCGATAAATTCAATGTCGGTAGTGCAGCACGTCGGCGCGCGCGCCGGACTCCTTTCACGAGAAAAAGTACTCGGCTATCTTCAGGCACCCCCCGAAACCTACCGGGCACGATCGCTCTGA
- a CDS encoding transketolase C-terminal domain-containing protein has product MLNPEARLIQNPFDPKVDKKSTRDGFGAGVIAAGKENKNIVVLSADLKESTRAESFEKEFPGRFIEMGIAEQGMATLAAGLALAGKIPFITSYAAFSPGRNYEQIRTTIALNDRHVVVCGMHAGVSVGPDGATHQMLEDIGMMRMLPNMTVIVPGDAEEARKATTAAAAFGKPVYLRFGRSNVPVFTTSDTPFAIGKALRLWRSDKPKVALMATGSMSCNALMAARALEAEGIGTIVLHVPTVKPLDEEVVLAVAKEVLSIVTVEEHQIMGGFGSAIAEYLSEVHPIRIERLGVQDQFGQSGEPDELIEHYGLGVSSVQDAVRRATGTLH; this is encoded by the coding sequence ATGCTTAATCCTGAAGCGAGACTGATCCAGAATCCGTTCGATCCAAAGGTCGACAAGAAATCGACGCGCGACGGATTCGGCGCGGGCGTGATCGCCGCGGGCAAGGAAAATAAGAACATTGTTGTCCTCTCCGCCGATCTGAAGGAATCGACGCGCGCGGAATCCTTCGAGAAGGAGTTCCCCGGCCGCTTTATCGAGATGGGCATTGCCGAGCAGGGTATGGCGACGCTCGCGGCAGGTCTCGCGCTCGCGGGAAAGATACCGTTTATCACAAGCTACGCGGCCTTCTCCCCGGGCCGCAACTATGAGCAGATACGCACGACGATCGCACTTAACGACCGGCACGTGGTGGTGTGCGGCATGCACGCGGGAGTGTCCGTGGGTCCCGATGGCGCGACGCACCAGATGCTCGAGGACATCGGCATGATGCGAATGCTCCCCAACATGACCGTTATCGTTCCCGGCGACGCCGAGGAAGCGCGGAAGGCGACCACTGCCGCGGCTGCTTTCGGTAAGCCGGTATATCTGCGCTTCGGGCGCTCGAATGTTCCGGTATTCACGACTTCCGATACGCCGTTTGCGATAGGGAAGGCGCTACGGCTCTGGCGAAGCGATAAACCGAAAGTCGCGCTCATGGCGACCGGCTCGATGAGCTGTAACGCGCTCATGGCGGCGCGGGCGCTTGAGGCGGAGGGCATCGGCACCATCGTGCTCCATGTGCCCACGGTCAAGCCGCTTGACGAGGAGGTGGTGCTCGCGGTCGCGAAAGAAGTGCTTTCGATCGTGACGGTCGAAGAGCACCAGATTATGGGAGGGTTCGGCTCCGCGATCGCGGAGTATCTTTCCGAAGTTCATCCGATTCGTATAGAACGGCTTGGGGTGCAAGATCAGTTCGGACAATCAGGGGAGCCGGACGAGCTTATCGAGCACTACGGCCTTGGCGTCTCTTCCGTACAGGATGCCGTACGCCGCGCGACCGGCACGCTGCATTAG